From Streptomyces sp. GSL17-111, one genomic window encodes:
- a CDS encoding FKBP-type peptidyl-prolyl cis-trans isomerase → MNIDKPEVDFPEGAPPADLEIVDIWEGDGPVAASGAKVSVHYVGVSFSTGEEFDASWNRGKPLEFQLGAGQVIPGWDQGVQGMKVGGRRRLTIPPHLAYGEHGAGGGRIAPNETLIFVCDLVAA, encoded by the coding sequence GTGAACATCGACAAGCCGGAGGTCGACTTCCCCGAGGGCGCGCCGCCGGCCGACCTGGAGATCGTCGACATCTGGGAGGGCGACGGCCCGGTCGCCGCGTCGGGGGCCAAGGTCTCCGTGCACTACGTGGGCGTCTCCTTCAGCACCGGCGAGGAGTTCGACGCCTCCTGGAACCGCGGCAAGCCGCTGGAGTTCCAGCTCGGCGCCGGCCAGGTCATCCCGGGCTGGGACCAGGGCGTCCAGGGCATGAAGGTCGGCGGCCGCCGCCGGCTGACCATCCCGCCGCACCTCGCCTACGGCGAGCACGGCGCGGGCGGCGGGCGGATCGCGCCCAACGAGACGCTGATCTTCGTCTGCGACCTCGTCGCGGCCTGA
- the prcA gene encoding proteasome subunit alpha, which translates to MSTPFYVSPQQAMADRAEYARKGIARGRSVVVLQYADGIVFVAENPSRALHKVSEIYDRIAFAAVGKYNEFENLRIGGVRYADLRGYTYDRDDVTARGLANVYAQTLGTIFSSAGEKPYEVELIVAEVGPAPQDDQIYRLPHDGSIVDEHGSVAVGGNSDQIGSHLGERQRDDMTLGEALRLAVEALGRDSNGGRTLTADQLEVAVLDRTRPQQRKFKRVLGSQLTRLLEDPAASSDAAEDDDAEGEPGPATPSPDRSDASGTSDTDEAP; encoded by the coding sequence CCGCAAGGGCATCGCGCGCGGCCGCAGCGTGGTGGTGCTCCAGTACGCCGACGGCATCGTGTTCGTCGCGGAGAACCCCTCGCGGGCCCTGCACAAGGTCAGCGAGATCTACGACCGGATCGCCTTCGCGGCGGTCGGCAAGTACAACGAGTTCGAGAACCTGCGGATCGGCGGTGTCCGCTACGCCGACCTGCGGGGCTACACCTACGACCGCGACGACGTCACCGCGCGCGGCCTGGCGAACGTCTACGCGCAGACGCTGGGCACGATCTTCTCCAGCGCGGGGGAGAAGCCCTACGAGGTCGAACTGATCGTCGCGGAGGTCGGGCCGGCCCCGCAGGACGACCAGATCTACCGGCTGCCGCACGACGGCTCGATCGTCGACGAGCACGGCTCCGTCGCGGTCGGCGGCAACTCCGACCAGATCGGCAGCCACCTCGGGGAGCGGCAGCGCGACGACATGACGCTCGGCGAGGCCCTGCGGCTGGCCGTCGAGGCCCTCGGCCGGGACAGCAACGGCGGTCGCACCCTGACGGCCGACCAGCTGGAGGTGGCCGTGCTCGACCGCACGCGCCCCCAGCAGCGCAAGTTCAAGCGGGTGCTGGGCAGCCAGCTGACGCGCCTGCTGGAGGACCCCGCCGCCTCCTCCGACGCCGCGGAGGACGACGACGCCGAGGGTGAGCCGGGCCCGGCGACGCCCTCGCCGGACCGGTCGGACGCCTCGGGGACGTCCGACACCGACGAGGCGCCCTGA
- the tatC gene encoding twin-arginine translocase subunit TatC, translated as MLKSARKKAAPKDPEGRMPLVEHLRELRNRLVKALLAIVPLMVLAMFFAKDIGEFITEPIRVCENEAEAQALDGRCPILSQNGLTSPFTTYVKVSLITALVAAAPVWLYQMWAFLAPGLHRHEKKYALSVVAFGTPLFLTGALLAHWILPHAIPVLLGFSMDGTTNIITVDDMIDISVKLVLAFGLAFQLPLVLVLLNLGGVLSGRRMLGWWRGMVLGISVFAAMVTPTDPLSMIALAAPITVLYFAAVAFSLFHDRRKAARDPDAALADDEASELDLTPETVAPSSFPEQADRGSGRGGHDDVT; from the coding sequence TTGCTCAAGTCCGCCCGCAAGAAGGCCGCACCCAAGGACCCCGAGGGGCGGATGCCTCTCGTCGAACACCTGCGGGAGCTGCGGAACCGCCTGGTCAAGGCGCTGCTGGCCATCGTGCCGCTCATGGTCCTCGCCATGTTCTTCGCCAAGGACATCGGTGAGTTCATCACCGAGCCGATCCGGGTCTGTGAGAACGAGGCCGAGGCCCAGGCTCTGGACGGCCGCTGCCCGATCCTCTCGCAGAACGGCCTGACCTCGCCGTTCACCACGTACGTGAAGGTCTCGCTCATCACGGCCCTCGTCGCCGCCGCCCCGGTGTGGCTCTACCAGATGTGGGCGTTCCTCGCACCCGGCCTGCACCGGCACGAGAAGAAGTACGCCCTCTCGGTCGTCGCCTTCGGCACCCCGCTCTTCCTCACCGGCGCCCTTCTCGCGCACTGGATCCTGCCGCACGCCATCCCCGTCCTGCTCGGCTTCAGCATGGACGGCACGACCAACATCATCACCGTCGACGACATGATCGACATCTCGGTCAAGCTCGTCCTCGCCTTCGGCCTCGCCTTCCAGCTGCCGCTCGTCCTCGTCCTGCTGAACCTGGGCGGTGTGCTGAGCGGCCGGCGCATGCTCGGCTGGTGGCGCGGCATGGTGCTCGGCATCTCCGTCTTCGCCGCCATGGTCACCCCGACCGACCCGCTGTCGATGATCGCGCTCGCGGCGCCGATCACGGTGCTCTACTTCGCCGCGGTCGCCTTCTCCCTCTTCCACGACCGCCGCAAGGCCGCACGCGACCCCGACGCCGCCCTGGCGGACGACGAGGCCTCCGAGCTGGACCTCACCCCGGAGACCGTCGCGCCCAGCTCGTTCCCCGAGCAGGCCGACCGGGGCTCCGGCCGGGGCGGGCACGACGACGTGACGTGA
- a CDS encoding FKBP-type peptidyl-prolyl cis-trans isomerase, producing the protein MRRRSVLLALPAGLFALAACGDDGDGGSDSVTPSPDAESPEAAPTGKIVDGPLPELTAGQEFGEKPTIAKGPGEPSSDIAVQVLVAGTGAEVAKGDYLQADYLGQIWDTAKVFDNSYDGGKPAVFQIGVGQLIPAWDQVLVGKKAGDRVEMAIPPKYGYGESGNPQGGIEGDDTLVFVVDIVGTYNGKSSAQGTEVAQDNTDLPRVGTNTDGEAPAIELPKDTEPPKELVANYVLEGDGAEVKESDAVLVQYKGVLWDNGEEFDATYGRGQLAQFSLQQVVPGWSQGLTGKKAGSRVLIVVPPDLGYGDEGQGDIPGGATLVFSVDILAVV; encoded by the coding sequence GTGCGCCGACGATCCGTACTCCTGGCCCTCCCTGCCGGCCTGTTCGCTCTCGCCGCCTGCGGCGACGACGGCGACGGCGGCTCGGACTCCGTCACCCCCAGCCCGGACGCCGAAAGTCCGGAGGCGGCGCCCACCGGGAAGATCGTCGACGGGCCGCTCCCCGAGCTCACGGCGGGTCAGGAGTTCGGGGAGAAGCCCACCATCGCCAAGGGGCCGGGCGAGCCGTCCTCCGACATCGCGGTCCAGGTCCTCGTGGCGGGCACCGGGGCCGAGGTCGCGAAGGGCGACTACCTGCAGGCCGACTACCTGGGCCAGATCTGGGACACCGCGAAGGTCTTCGACAACTCCTACGACGGCGGCAAGCCCGCCGTCTTCCAGATCGGCGTCGGCCAGCTGATCCCGGCCTGGGACCAGGTGCTGGTCGGCAAGAAGGCCGGTGACCGCGTCGAGATGGCCATCCCGCCGAAGTACGGCTACGGCGAGAGCGGCAACCCGCAGGGCGGCATCGAGGGGGACGACACCCTCGTCTTCGTCGTCGACATCGTCGGAACGTACAACGGGAAGAGCTCCGCCCAGGGCACCGAGGTCGCACAGGACAACACCGACCTGCCCAGGGTGGGGACGAACACCGACGGCGAGGCCCCCGCCATCGAACTGCCGAAGGACACCGAACCCCCGAAGGAGCTCGTCGCCAACTACGTCCTGGAGGGCGACGGCGCCGAGGTGAAGGAGTCCGACGCGGTCCTCGTCCAGTACAAGGGCGTGCTGTGGGACAACGGCGAGGAGTTCGACGCCACCTACGGACGCGGACAGCTCGCCCAGTTCAGCCTCCAGCAGGTCGTGCCGGGCTGGTCGCAGGGGCTGACGGGCAAGAAGGCGGGCAGCAGGGTCTTGATCGTCGTACCGCCGGACCTGGGTTACGGTGATGAGGGCCAGGGCGACATCCCGGGCGGTGCCACGCTCGTCTTCAGCGTGGACATCCTCGCCGTCGTGTGA
- a CDS encoding helix-turn-helix transcriptional regulator yields the protein MAANAIDQTRRMLSLVTYLRERPGARVEDVARAFGISHDELISDLQVLPLCGTSFRGGDLLDIDTDGEHIWWHNADAVESTGKPLRLAADEATALLVAARAVATLPGLREGDRQALLRATAKLEEAAGENARASSRLTVTFESEGGVFADVDRALAERRRLWLRYYSPARDELTEREVDPIRLFVVGRTYLEAWCRLSEARRTFRLDRVAEIRLLDEPADPPPVTPRDLSQALVQPAAEDPEVVVEVGPRGRWVAEYWPHDSAEELPDGGLRITLRTPDPASLRRLALRLGADGRITAPPELAGSAREAARAALAAYGD from the coding sequence ATGGCTGCCAACGCCATCGACCAGACGCGGCGGATGCTCTCGCTGGTGACCTACCTGCGCGAGCGCCCCGGCGCCCGGGTGGAGGACGTCGCCCGCGCCTTCGGCATCAGCCACGACGAGCTGATCTCCGACCTCCAGGTCCTGCCCCTGTGCGGCACCAGCTTCCGCGGCGGCGACCTGCTGGACATCGACACCGACGGCGAGCACATCTGGTGGCACAACGCGGACGCCGTCGAGTCCACCGGCAAGCCGCTGCGGCTGGCGGCCGACGAGGCCACCGCCCTGCTGGTCGCCGCCCGCGCCGTGGCCACCCTGCCGGGCCTGCGCGAGGGGGACCGGCAGGCGCTGCTGCGGGCCACCGCGAAGCTGGAGGAGGCCGCGGGGGAGAACGCCCGGGCCAGCTCCCGGCTGACGGTGACCTTCGAATCGGAGGGCGGGGTGTTCGCCGACGTCGACCGGGCGCTGGCCGAGCGCCGTCGGCTGTGGTTGCGCTACTACTCACCCGCCCGGGACGAGCTGACCGAGCGGGAGGTCGACCCGATCCGCCTCTTCGTCGTGGGCCGCACCTACCTGGAGGCCTGGTGCCGGCTCTCCGAGGCGCGGCGCACGTTCCGGCTGGACCGCGTCGCGGAGATCCGGTTGCTGGACGAGCCCGCCGACCCGCCGCCTGTGACGCCGAGGGACCTGTCCCAGGCACTGGTGCAGCCCGCGGCCGAGGACCCGGAGGTCGTGGTCGAGGTCGGGCCGCGCGGCCGGTGGGTCGCAGAGTACTGGCCGCACGACAGCGCCGAGGAGCTTCCCGACGGCGGCCTGCGGATCACCCTGCGCACGCCCGACCCGGCCTCGCTGCGCCGCCTCGCCCTGCGGCTCGGTGCGGACGGGCGGATCACGGCGCCGCCCGAGCTCGCCGGGAGTGCCCGCGAGGCGGCCCGCGCGGCGCTGGCGGCCTACGGGGACTGA
- a CDS encoding MFS transporter has product MATGYAELLRTQHAVRLLTGTLVGRLPNATAHIAIVLFARSEGAGYTLAGVLATVYGLATAVGQPLLGRAVDLYGQPRVMLPAAVVSGLGMAAFAVTGIDPLPLAAAAVLVAGVFTPPLEGGLRALWPSVLRSRERVHTAYAVDSVAQEVMFTVGPLVVTAAVALWSEAGALLVINVIGVLGALSVVVSAPARAWRSAPREAHWLGALRSPGLLALLGSFLCVGVSLGSITVAAVAYSDDGNGGDLVYALIMSGIGFGALLGGLAYGARPWPGAPEGRLRAMIGLLALGYLPLALVPGPVTMTVLACVAGLFLAPALTCAFVVVDRHAPSGTVTEAFSWLVTVFGVGAALGTAVVGPAIEHGGPGGGFLVPGAGGAAALAVLLLTRRVLDGPPDAPGSSSPPVTGVENDRNGTVEPGFRTGHQA; this is encoded by the coding sequence ATGGCGACCGGCTACGCCGAGCTGCTGCGGACCCAGCACGCCGTGCGGCTGCTCACCGGGACCCTCGTCGGACGGCTCCCCAACGCCACCGCGCACATCGCCATCGTGCTGTTCGCCCGTTCGGAGGGCGCCGGCTACACCCTCGCCGGTGTGCTGGCCACCGTCTACGGGCTGGCCACGGCCGTCGGGCAGCCACTCCTCGGCCGCGCCGTCGACCTGTACGGCCAGCCCCGCGTCATGCTGCCCGCCGCCGTCGTCTCCGGGCTCGGCATGGCCGCGTTCGCCGTGACGGGCATCGACCCGCTGCCGCTGGCCGCCGCCGCCGTGCTCGTCGCCGGAGTCTTCACCCCACCCCTGGAGGGCGGACTGCGGGCGCTGTGGCCGAGCGTCCTGCGCAGCCGGGAACGGGTGCACACCGCCTACGCCGTGGACTCGGTGGCCCAGGAGGTCATGTTCACGGTCGGCCCACTGGTGGTCACGGCCGCCGTCGCCCTGTGGTCGGAGGCCGGCGCGCTGCTCGTCATCAACGTCATCGGGGTGCTCGGCGCCCTGTCCGTCGTGGTGTCCGCCCCCGCGCGCGCCTGGCGCAGCGCGCCGCGTGAGGCGCACTGGCTCGGCGCCCTGCGGTCGCCCGGGCTCCTCGCGCTGCTCGGCTCGTTCCTGTGCGTGGGCGTCTCCCTCGGCTCCATCACCGTCGCGGCCGTGGCCTACTCCGACGACGGCAACGGCGGGGACCTCGTCTACGCGCTGATCATGTCGGGCATCGGCTTCGGCGCGCTGCTGGGCGGTCTCGCCTACGGCGCACGGCCCTGGCCCGGCGCCCCCGAGGGCCGGCTGCGCGCCATGATCGGCCTCCTGGCCCTCGGCTACCTGCCCCTGGCCCTGGTCCCCGGCCCGGTCACGATGACGGTGCTGGCCTGCGTCGCCGGGCTCTTCCTGGCCCCCGCCCTCACCTGCGCCTTCGTCGTCGTGGACCGGCACGCCCCGAGCGGCACCGTCACCGAGGCCTTCTCCTGGCTGGTGACGGTCTTCGGGGTCGGCGCCGCCCTGGGCACCGCCGTCGTGGGCCCGGCCATCGAGCACGGCGGGCCGGGGGGCGGCTTCCTCGTGCCCGGCGCGGGCGGCGCCGCGGCGCTCGCGGTCCTGCTGCTGACCCGGCGCGTGCTGGACGGCCCGCCGGACGCGCCCGGGTCCTCGTCACCGCCGGTCACGGGCGTGGAAAATGATCGGAACGGCACGGTCGAACCCGGTTTCAGAACCGGGCATCAGGCGTAA
- the tatA gene encoding Sec-independent protein translocase subunit TatA has translation MGQIGIWQLVIIIGLIVLIFGAKRLPDTARALGKSMRILKSETSQMKKEGEKDKGHDDNGPESPAEPAPRTIQAAPGDVTSSRPVEEPGRTTQG, from the coding sequence ATGGGTCAGATCGGCATCTGGCAGCTCGTGATCATCATCGGACTGATCGTGCTGATCTTCGGCGCCAAGCGGCTCCCGGACACGGCTCGCGCCCTCGGCAAGTCGATGCGCATCCTCAAGAGCGAGACGTCGCAGATGAAGAAGGAGGGGGAGAAGGACAAGGGCCACGACGACAACGGTCCGGAGTCCCCCGCCGAGCCGGCGCCGCGGACGATCCAGGCCGCCCCGGGCGACGTCACCAGCTCGCGTCCCGTCGAGGAGCCCGGGCGCACGACGCAGGGCTGA
- a CDS encoding LacI family DNA-binding transcriptional regulator, translating into MTSAGPRPTSRDVARTAGVSQATVSLVLRDKWHGRVSPATVESVRAAARELGYRPNQAARSLRLGRTRTALLVVPALTNEFFARVYTGAARVAAEHDLGVVLYPSPEGVGPARDPFESARATLDGVIASSMAAHALSALREGGLPLVMLDSSPDDPAAAATVNPDLADGMRQTVAHLLGLGHRRIAHLTAGIDSWTFAGRARALDEALAGTPHDGPEGGPRPTLVRTAAAELSVTGGLHAAARLLRGRPRPTALVCDDDLLAAGACKAARRLGLRVPEDVSVTGFDDLALATAVEPELTTVRLPGEEIGAAGMHALLAVLDGREAPTPLLPVRLVPRGSSGPCAAS; encoded by the coding sequence GTGACCTCTGCCGGCCCCCGGCCCACCAGCCGCGACGTCGCCCGCACGGCCGGGGTGTCCCAGGCGACCGTCTCCCTGGTGCTGCGCGACAAGTGGCACGGCAGGGTCTCCCCCGCCACGGTGGAGAGCGTGCGCGCCGCCGCCCGGGAGCTGGGCTACCGGCCCAACCAGGCCGCGCGCAGTCTGCGCCTCGGCCGCACCCGCACCGCGCTGCTCGTCGTCCCCGCCCTCACCAACGAGTTCTTCGCCCGCGTCTACACCGGTGCCGCGCGGGTGGCGGCCGAGCACGACCTGGGCGTGGTCCTCTACCCCTCCCCCGAGGGCGTCGGCCCGGCCCGCGACCCCTTCGAGTCCGCCCGCGCCACGCTGGACGGCGTCATCGCCTCCTCCATGGCCGCACACGCCCTCAGCGCCCTGCGCGAGGGCGGGCTGCCGCTCGTCATGCTCGACAGCAGCCCCGACGACCCCGCCGCCGCGGCGACCGTCAACCCCGACCTGGCCGACGGCATGCGGCAGACCGTGGCGCACCTCCTGGGCCTCGGCCACCGGCGCATCGCCCACCTCACGGCGGGCATCGACAGCTGGACGTTCGCCGGGCGGGCGCGGGCGCTGGACGAGGCACTCGCCGGGACGCCGCACGACGGGCCGGAAGGAGGGCCGCGCCCCACGCTCGTCCGGACGGCGGCGGCCGAGCTGAGCGTCACCGGGGGTCTGCACGCCGCCGCGCGGCTGCTGCGCGGGCGTCCCCGCCCGACGGCGCTCGTCTGCGACGACGACCTGCTCGCCGCCGGGGCCTGCAAGGCCGCCCGCCGCCTGGGCCTGCGCGTCCCCGAGGACGTCTCGGTCACCGGCTTCGACGACCTCGCGCTGGCGACCGCCGTGGAGCCCGAGCTGACCACCGTGCGGCTGCCCGGGGAGGAGATCGGCGCCGCCGGCATGCACGCCCTGCTGGCCGTCCTGGACGGCCGCGAGGCTCCGACGCCACTCCTCCCCGTCCGCCTCGTCCCCCGAGGCTCCTCAGGGCCCTGTGCGGCGTCGTGA
- the pafA gene encoding Pup--protein ligase, with protein MDRRIFGLENEYGVTCTFRGQRRLSPDEVARYLFRRVVSWGRSSNVFLRNGARLYLDVGSHPEYATPECDNVVELVTHDKAGERILEGLLVDAERRLHEEGIAGDVYLFKNNTDSAGNSYGCHENYLVARHGEFSRLADVLIPFLVTRQLVCGAGKVLQTPRGAVYCVSQRAEHIWEGVSSATTRSRPIINTRDEPHADAERYRRLHVIVGDSNMSETTMLLKVGATDLVLRMIEAGTVMRDLTLENPIRAIREVSHDITGQRKVRLASGREASALEVQQEYYEKAADFCDRRGIRTGVVEQVLELWGRTLEAVRTQELDRVDTEIDWVMKYRLLERYRAKHNLTMSHPRVAQIDLAYHDIHRRRGLYYLLERKGQAKRVCNDLKIFEGKSVPPQTTRARLRGDFIRRAQEQRRDFTVDWVHLKLNDQAQRTVLCKDPFRAVDERVEKLIAGM; from the coding sequence ATGGACCGCCGAATCTTCGGGCTGGAGAACGAGTACGGCGTCACATGTACGTTTCGGGGCCAGCGGCGGCTGTCCCCTGACGAGGTGGCGCGGTACCTCTTCCGCCGTGTCGTGTCATGGGGCCGCAGCAGCAACGTCTTCCTCCGCAACGGTGCACGGCTCTACCTCGATGTCGGCTCGCATCCGGAGTACGCGACTCCCGAGTGCGACAACGTGGTGGAGCTCGTCACCCACGACAAGGCCGGCGAGCGCATCCTCGAGGGGCTGCTCGTCGACGCCGAGCGCCGGCTGCACGAGGAGGGCATCGCCGGCGACGTCTACCTGTTCAAGAACAACACCGACTCCGCCGGGAACTCCTACGGCTGCCACGAGAACTACCTGGTGGCCCGGCACGGCGAGTTCTCGCGCCTCGCGGACGTCCTCATCCCCTTCCTCGTCACGCGCCAGCTCGTCTGCGGCGCGGGGAAGGTGCTGCAGACGCCCCGTGGCGCCGTGTACTGCGTCAGCCAGCGCGCCGAGCACATCTGGGAGGGCGTCAGCTCCGCGACGACGCGCTCCCGGCCCATCATCAACACCCGCGACGAACCGCACGCCGACGCCGAGCGCTACCGCCGGCTGCACGTCATCGTCGGCGACTCCAACATGTCCGAGACGACCATGCTGCTCAAGGTCGGCGCCACCGACCTGGTGCTGCGCATGATCGAGGCGGGCACCGTGATGCGCGACCTCACCCTGGAGAACCCGATCCGGGCCATCCGCGAGGTCAGCCACGACATCACCGGCCAGCGCAAGGTGCGCCTGGCCAGCGGCCGGGAGGCCTCCGCGCTGGAGGTCCAGCAGGAGTACTACGAGAAGGCGGCCGACTTCTGCGACCGGCGGGGCATCCGGACCGGCGTCGTCGAGCAGGTGCTGGAGCTGTGGGGACGGACGCTGGAGGCCGTCCGCACCCAGGAACTGGACCGCGTCGACACCGAGATCGACTGGGTGATGAAGTACCGGCTCCTGGAGCGGTACCGGGCCAAGCACAACCTCACCATGTCCCACCCCCGGGTCGCCCAGATAGACCTCGCCTACCACGACATCCACCGCCGTCGTGGCCTCTACTACCTGCTGGAGCGCAAGGGCCAGGCCAAGCGGGTGTGCAACGACCTCAAGATCTTCGAGGGCAAGTCGGTGCCGCCGCAGACCACCCGGGCCCGGCTGCGGGGCGACTTCATCCGCCGCGCCCAGGAACAGCGCCGCGACTTCACGGTGGACTGGGTCCACCTGAAGCTGAACGACCAGGCCCAGCGCACCGTCCTGTGCAAGGACCCCTTCCGCGCGGTGGACGAGCGGGTGGAGAAGCTGATCGCCGGTATGTGA
- a CDS encoding helix-turn-helix transcriptional regulator, with amino-acid sequence MAIAKAERLMNLALCLLGTRRPLTKRELRSSIEAYLEAAGDDAFNRMFERDKDDLRELGLIIDTAENVEGEAAYQARRDLNQLPPITLDPAEAAALGLAARVWQQARLAGAASGALQKLRAAGMPLTDDDQGASGALQPRIPAQDAAFEPLMLACRDRRPVVFHYRKSTEAHPARRQVEPWILECWRGHWYLAGWDRDRRAERVFRLSRITGPVRSRAGAYTAEVPDQVRVREAVERWAGESATASARIRLRKGCGYPLRARATQARDTGDGWEELEVPYGHGLGAWLAEFGPDVLVLEPADLRADVVDRLRAVAKG; translated from the coding sequence ATGGCCATTGCCAAGGCCGAGCGGCTGATGAACCTGGCGCTGTGCCTGCTGGGGACGCGCCGGCCACTGACCAAGCGCGAGCTGCGGTCCTCCATCGAGGCCTACCTCGAAGCCGCGGGCGACGACGCGTTCAACCGCATGTTCGAACGGGACAAGGACGACCTGCGCGAGCTCGGCCTCATCATCGACACGGCGGAGAACGTCGAGGGAGAGGCCGCCTACCAGGCCCGGCGCGACCTCAACCAGCTCCCGCCCATCACCCTCGACCCGGCCGAGGCCGCCGCGCTCGGGCTCGCCGCCCGCGTGTGGCAGCAGGCCCGGCTCGCCGGGGCCGCCAGCGGCGCGCTCCAGAAGCTGCGGGCCGCCGGGATGCCCCTCACCGACGACGACCAGGGCGCCTCCGGTGCGCTTCAGCCGCGCATCCCGGCCCAGGACGCCGCCTTCGAGCCCCTGATGCTCGCCTGCCGCGACCGTCGGCCCGTCGTCTTCCACTACCGCAAGTCCACCGAGGCCCACCCGGCCCGGCGGCAGGTCGAGCCCTGGATCCTGGAGTGCTGGCGCGGCCACTGGTACCTGGCCGGCTGGGACCGCGACCGGCGCGCCGAGCGCGTTTTCCGCCTCTCGCGGATCACCGGTCCCGTCCGCTCCCGGGCCGGGGCCTACACCGCGGAGGTGCCCGACCAGGTGCGGGTCCGGGAGGCCGTCGAGCGGTGGGCGGGGGAGAGCGCGACCGCCAGCGCGCGCATCCGGCTGCGGAAGGGCTGCGGTTACCCGCTGCGCGCCCGCGCCACGCAGGCGCGGGACACCGGGGACGGCTGGGAGGAGCTGGAGGTGCCCTACGGCCACGGACTGGGCGCCTGGCTGGCCGAGTTCGGCCCCGACGTCCTCGTCCTGGAACCCGCCGACCTGCGTGCGGACGTCGTCGACCGGCTGCGCGCCGTCGCCAAGGGCTGA